Proteins from a genomic interval of Channa argus isolate prfri chromosome 11, Channa argus male v1.0, whole genome shotgun sequence:
- the LOC137136345 gene encoding neurofilament light polypeptide-like produces MTSTGFDPYFPSTYKRRVVVRSAGYGAGGGIGSRSAYSTHSAPITYASSRRIYPAQSRVTSTYSSLLSAPGSAAATELRLDQTAQVGSEFKALRTQEKAELQDLNDRFVSFIERVHELEQQNKLLETELLLLRKKQAEPSNLKALYEHEIRQLRAAVEDACHEKDAAQEHRDQMNDLLRNLQKRYEDEVLGRAEAEGRLVDARKGADEAALCRAELEKRVGIVLDELTFLKHLCESEIAELQAQIQYSADMSVEMEVTKPDLSAALRDIRVQYEKLEQRNLQSAEEWFCNKMNVMTAGTILNSESAKNAKDEAGEYLRLLKARTLEIDACREMNKALENQLQEVEEKQSAEISTLQDTISQLEEELRANKNDMARYLRDYQDLLNVKMALDIEIAAYRKLLEGEESRLNVAGLGPVSVYSQAYGAPSYGRTYVSMQSAAPYLLSSRLYTSPLLTEETISASQAQQAEASPLKEEEDKEVEEEEKEEVEEEQEEEKKEEAEEEQGEHEQKEEEVEEVGVEEKEEENQEEGEGKADKEEGEAEDGEKDKDEEGGDESQPQEEDAAEQKEDAAEQKEEEGDEEVEKEKEEEEETDKGEEVVAEEKDGKTPDKEI; encoded by the exons atgacttccacTGGCTTTGACCCTTACTTTCCTTCTACTTACAAGAGGAGAGTAGTTGTGCGCAGCGCAGGATatggagctggtggaggaataGGATCTAGGTCTGCCTACTCCACCCATTCTGCCCCAATAACCTATGCATCCTCACGCAGAATTTATCCAGCACAGAGTCGAGTTACTTCCACCTATTCCTCCTTGCTGTCTGCTCCAGGGTCTGCAGCTGCTACTGAGCTACGCCTTGACCAAACAGCCCAGGTCGGCTCTGAGTTCAAAGCATTAAGGACCCAGGAGAAGGCTGAACTTCAGGATCTGAATGACCGCTTTGTAAGCTTCATTGAGCGGGTCCATGAACTGGAGCAGCAGAACAAGTTGTTGGAGActgaactgctgctgctcaggaAAAAGCAGGCCGAGCCCTCCAACCTTAAGGCCCTCTATGAGCATGAGATCCGTCAGCTTCGTGCTGCTGTAGAAGACGCCTGTCATGAGAAAGACGCAGCCCAAGAACACAGGGATCAGATGAATGACTTGCTGAGGAATCTGCAAAAGCGTTATGAAGATGAAGTCCTTGGTAGGGCAGAGGCAGAAGGCAGGCTTGTAGATGCCAGAAAGGGTGCAGATGAAGCTGCACTGTGCCGGGCTGAACTTGAGAAAAGAGTTGGAATCGTGCTGGATGAGCTGACCTTCTTGAAGCATCTCTGTGAGAGTGAAATTGCAGAGCTGCAGGCCcaaatacagtacagtgcagACATGTCAGTGGAGATGGAGGTCACTAAACCTGACCTATCTGCTGCTCTCCGTGACATTCGAGTGCAGTATGAGAAGCTTGAACAACGCAACCTTCAGTCAGCTGAAGAATGGTTCTGTAATAAGATGAATGTGATGACAGCAGGCACTATTCTCAACAGTGAGAGTGCAAAAAATGCCAAAGATGAGGCTGGAGAATACCTGCGGCTCCTCAAAGCCAGGACACTGGAGATCGATGCCTGCAGAGAGATGAACAAAGCCCTTGAAAACCAACTACAGGAAGTGGAGGAGAAACAAAGTGCAGAGATCTCTACACTGCAg GATACAATAAGTCAActggaggaggagctgagggCAAATAAGAATGACATGGCTCGCTACTTGAGAGATTATCAGGACcttttgaatgtaaagatggccTTGGATATTGAAATTGCAGCTTACAG GAAGCTCCTCGAAGGAGAAGAGAGCCGTTTAAATGTGGCAGGACTAGGCCCTGTCAGTGTTTACTCCCAAGCCTACGGTGCTCCATCCTATGGAAGAACATATGTCTCCATGCAGTCTGCAGCTCCATACCTGCTGAGCTCCCGTTTGTATACTTCACCACTCCTTACAGAGGAGACAATATCTGCAAGCCAGGCACAGCAAGCAGAGGCTAGCCCTcttaaagaggaggaggacaaggaagtggaggaggaagagaaggaggaggtggaggaggagcaggaagaagagaaaaaggaagaggcagaggaggaacAGGGAGAACATgagcagaaagaagaggaagtggaggaggtgggggtagaggaaaaggaggaagaaaatcAAGAAGAGGGAGAGGGCAAAGCAGACAAAGAAG AGGGTGAAGcagaagatggagaaaaagacaagGACGAGGAAGGAGGAGATGAGAGCCAACCTCAAGAAGAAGATGCTGCAGAGCAGAAAGAAGATGCTgcagagcagaaagaagaagagggtGATGAAGAggtagaaaaggaaaaggaagaggaagaagaaactgATAAAGGAGAGGAGGTGGTGGCTGAAgagaaagatggaaaaacaccagataaagaaatttaa